The proteins below are encoded in one region of Sphingomonas sp.:
- a CDS encoding PepSY domain-containing protein: MKTLITLLTATALTATPALAQNKAAQKRAEQKAASEALARGEILPIVKVLEIATGIVPGDVLKVKLEREPFGFKYEVKILAKNGRVREVEIDARNGKLLKIEDD; the protein is encoded by the coding sequence ATGAAGACGCTTATCACTTTGCTTACCGCCACGGCGCTGACCGCGACCCCGGCGCTTGCCCAGAACAAGGCCGCGCAGAAGCGCGCCGAACAAAAGGCCGCGAGCGAAGCGCTGGCGCGGGGCGAGATTCTGCCCATCGTCAAGGTGCTCGAGATCGCCACGGGCATCGTCCCGGGCGACGTGCTCAAGGTGAAGCTCGAGCGCGAGCCGTTCGGCTTCAAATATGAAGTGAAGATCCTTGCGAAGAACGGCCGGGTGCGGGAAGTCGAGATCGACGCCCGTAACGGCAAGCTGCTCAAGATCGAGGACGACTAG
- a CDS encoding response regulator transcription factor, producing MRALVVEDDPVVAGELARALGAAGFVVDHAADGQSAWFNGDVEEYDVAVVDLGLPRLDGLSVIRRWREAGRAFPILILSARSDWTDKVTGIEAGADDYLAKPWEMGELVARVRGLVRRAAGRVSSTLRVGNVAIDTHRMTATLNGAPIRLSRLEFRLVDYLAHNPGRAVSAGELAEHLYGAADTSDANAIEALVARLRRKLGAETIETRRGFGYLLPASAA from the coding sequence TTGCGCGCTTTGGTGGTGGAGGACGATCCCGTAGTGGCGGGCGAGCTGGCGCGTGCATTGGGCGCTGCCGGCTTCGTAGTCGATCACGCCGCCGACGGGCAGAGCGCCTGGTTCAATGGCGATGTCGAGGAATATGATGTGGCGGTGGTCGATCTCGGCCTGCCGCGGCTCGACGGGCTTTCGGTGATTCGGCGCTGGCGCGAGGCCGGGCGGGCGTTCCCGATCCTGATCCTCTCGGCGCGCAGCGACTGGACCGACAAGGTGACCGGGATAGAGGCCGGGGCCGACGACTATCTCGCCAAGCCGTGGGAGATGGGCGAGCTGGTGGCGCGAGTGCGTGGACTGGTGCGCCGTGCGGCGGGGCGGGTCTCTTCGACCCTGCGCGTCGGCAATGTCGCGATCGACACCCACCGGATGACCGCGACGCTCAATGGTGCGCCGATACGGCTGTCGCGGCTCGAATTCCGGCTGGTCGATTATCTCGCGCATAATCCCGGCCGCGCGGTCTCGGCGGGCGAACTGGCCGAGCATCTCTATGGCGCGGCGGATACCAGCGATGCCAATGCGATCGAGGCGCTGGTGGCGCGGCTGCGGCGCAAGCTGGGGGCGGAGACGATCGAGACCCGGCGCGGCTTCGGCTATCTGCTTCCGGCGTCGGCGGCATGA
- a CDS encoding sensor histidine kinase encodes MIANSLRLRLLAGAAVAIALALAIAWGAMSWVFDRHIEHRVQEELTAQAVPLLAGLSLTGGVPALEEEPADPRFGVPASGLYWQVNAARGQLRSRSLWDSRLPVPAKAAADAWGERKAAGPFGQRLLFVERQVRLDPGQPAVTVQLAYDLARLAPAQREFGREMALFLALLWLVLAIAAWVQVSLGLRPLANVEGEVRRLRRDASARLAGAYPRELLPLTQAIDALADAREADVARARRRAADLAHGMKTPLAALAVQSARAREAGAVEAADGLDTAIAAVRGAVDGELARTRIGLAQHDGRTTAALPLAERLVQVLEATEAGERVAFSVEGAASAMLPLAGDDAAELLGPLLENAARHASRRVAVTIDEDAGGVTLAVSDDGPGLDAARHGDAVLRGERLDSGGDGHGLGLAIARELAEASGASLELATGALGGLEVRVNWPPQLS; translated from the coding sequence ATGATCGCCAATTCGCTTCGGCTGCGTTTGCTTGCCGGAGCGGCGGTGGCGATCGCACTGGCGCTGGCTATCGCCTGGGGGGCGATGAGCTGGGTGTTCGACCGCCATATCGAGCACCGCGTGCAGGAGGAACTGACCGCGCAGGCGGTGCCGTTGCTTGCCGGGCTGAGCCTGACCGGCGGCGTTCCGGCGCTGGAGGAAGAGCCGGCCGATCCGCGCTTCGGCGTGCCGGCGAGCGGACTCTATTGGCAGGTCAACGCCGCCAGGGGGCAATTGCGGTCGCGCTCGCTATGGGATTCGCGATTGCCGGTGCCTGCAAAGGCGGCGGCCGATGCATGGGGCGAGCGCAAGGCGGCGGGGCCGTTCGGGCAACGATTGCTGTTCGTCGAGCGGCAGGTGCGGCTTGACCCGGGTCAGCCGGCGGTGACGGTGCAGCTCGCATATGATCTGGCGCGGCTGGCGCCGGCGCAGCGCGAGTTCGGGCGCGAGATGGCGCTATTTCTGGCGCTGTTGTGGCTGGTGCTGGCGATCGCCGCCTGGGTGCAGGTGTCGCTCGGGCTGCGGCCGCTCGCCAATGTCGAGGGCGAGGTGCGGCGGTTGCGGCGTGATGCCTCGGCGCGGCTGGCCGGCGCCTATCCGCGCGAATTGCTGCCGCTGACCCAGGCGATCGATGCGCTTGCCGACGCGCGCGAGGCCGATGTCGCGCGGGCGCGGCGCCGCGCCGCCGATCTGGCGCACGGGATGAAGACACCGCTGGCCGCGCTCGCCGTGCAAAGCGCGCGTGCCCGCGAGGCGGGCGCGGTGGAGGCCGCCGATGGGCTCGATACCGCGATCGCGGCGGTGCGCGGCGCGGTGGACGGCGAATTGGCACGGACGCGGATCGGGCTGGCGCAGCATGACGGGCGCACCACCGCGGCGCTGCCGCTGGCCGAACGGCTGGTGCAGGTGCTCGAAGCGACCGAGGCGGGCGAGCGGGTGGCGTTTTCGGTCGAGGGCGCGGCAAGCGCGATGCTGCCGCTGGCCGGCGACGATGCCGCCGAATTGCTGGGGCCGTTGCTGGAAAACGCCGCCCGGCATGCGAGCCGGCGCGTCGCGGTGACGATCGACGAGGATGCGGGGGGGGTGACGCTGGCGGTGAGCGACGACGGCCCGGGACTCGATGCCGCGCGCCACGGCGACGCGGTGCTGCGCGGCGAGCGACTCGATTCGGGCGGCGACGGGCATGGCCTGGGACTCGCCATCGCGCGCGAGCTGGCGGAGGCCAGCGGCGCCAGTCTGGAACTGGCCACGGGTGCGCTGGGCGGACTCGAAGTCCGGGTCAATTGGCCTCCGCAACTTTCCTGA